The following is a genomic window from Brevibacterium limosum.
GAGCCTCCGGTGCGGACGCGATTGCGGCGACGGGTCTCAGGGCTCGTGCCACGGGAGTCTGCGGTGCGGCGGCCGGCCGACTGGCCGGTGCGCGCACCCGAGCTCTGATTGCCCGAGCGGCCTCCTCGACCGGTCTCGCGGCGGCGACTGCCTTCGCCGCCGCGGCCGTTCTGACTGGTGCGACCGGAGTCGCTGGTGCGTGAATTCGTACGAGTGCTCTCTCCGTCGCCATGGCGGCCTGCGCTTCCACCGCGGCCGCCGCGACCGCCTCGGCGACGGTGTGCCGAGCGACCACCGGACTTCGCCGGTTCGGTCTTCTTCCGCGCCTGGATGGGTTCCTTCGGGTGCGGTGCGACGTACTCGGCGATCTCACCGACGAGTTCGGTCACCTCGGGTGAGTCGGCGGTGACCTTCTTCGGGGTCGCCTTGATGGCGGCCCTGCGCAGCAGGACCTGGGTGTCCTTGCGCTCATCGGGCGTCATCACGGTGACGACATCACCGGCGCTGCCGGCCCGCGCGGTGCGACCGGAACGGTGCAGGTAGGCCTTGTGTTCGGTCGGGGGATCGACGTGGACGACGAGCTCGACGGAATCGACGTGGACGCCGCGAGCGGCGATGTCCGTGGCCACGAGCACCTTCGCATCACCATCGGTGAACGCGGCGAGGTTGCGGTCGCGCGCCCCCTGGGACAGGTTGCCGTGCAGATCGACAGCGGGGATGCCGGCAGCGGTGAGCTGTCGGGCGAAGCGCTTGGCCCGGTGCTTCGTGCGGGTGAAGAGAATGCGGCGGCCCGTGCCGGAGGCGAGTTTGTGAACCAGCGCGTTCTTGTCGTCGACCGAGACCTCGAACACGTGGTGGGTCATGGCCGAGACGTGGGAGGTCGCCTCGTCGACGGAGTGGAGGACTTCGTTATGGAGGAAGCGACGGACGAGCTTGTCGACGTCGTTGTCCAAGGTGGCGGAGAAGAACATCCGCTGTCCCTCGGTCGGGGTCTGTTTGAGGATGCGGGTGACACCGGGCAGGAAGCCGAGGTCAGCCATGTGATCGGCCTCGTCGAGGATGGTGACCTCGATGTGCTCGAGTGTGAGGATGTCCTGCTGCAGCAGGTCCTCGAGGCGGCCGGGGCAGGCCACGACGATGTCGACGCCGGCGCCCAGCGCAGTCTCCTGTCGCCGCTGCTTGACGCCGCCGAAGATCGTCGTCGTCCTCAAGCCCACGGCCTTGGCCAGCGGGTCGATGACCTCGGTGATCTGGGTGGCGAGCTCACGAGTGGGAGCGAGGACGAGTCCGCGCGGATGGCGACGCTTCTGTGAACCCCTGCCGGACTCAGCCAGACGAGCCACGAGGGGAATGGAGAAAGCCAGGGTCTTGCCGGACCCGGTCTTGCCGCGACCGAGCACATCACGGCCGGCCAAGGTGTCGGGCAGAGTCTCCTGCTGGATCGGGAAAGCAGAGGTCTTGCCCTCGCGATCAAGGGAGTCGACGAGTTTCGCCGGAACACCGAGGTCGGCGAACGACGTCGGTGCCGGGGCGGCCTTCTTGGCGCGATTGTCGGTGCTGCGGGTGTTGGTGCGTGTCTGTGACGTGGTGATGGGATGGCCCTTCGACGTGCCGGAGGGCGTGCCTGTGCCGCGAATAGGTGGCTGGCAGCCGTTTCCGGTCATGGAATGAGCGCTGTCGGCGCTCTCGATCGCCGAGAGAAAACGGCTTCGGAAACATGCGCGGGTATCTCACCCAGCTGCAGTGACGAGGCGTCCTGACGACGCAGGGAACCCGAGAACGGGTTCGCAAGTGATTCCAGTATACATCGGAGATGCCCCTCGGTTCTAAGCCGGTCGTTCGAGGTGAACGGCGGCCGGCTCTTGTGAGGGGCGAGCGTCGGGGTCGGTCACGGGGGCGGGGCCCGTCAGAGGGCCGGGAGCGGAGACGGTGGGGTCGGCAGATCCCAGGTCGGGGTCGGCGGCCCCGAGGTCGGGGTCGACGACGAGTCCCGCCGGGCGCTGCCGTGCCCGGTACTGCCCCGTGGCCCATGCCCCCAGCGCCACCGAGGCCCAGCCGATGCCGAGGCCCGCGATGTCGTCGAGGATATAGTGCCACCCGAAGTAAAGGGTGGCCAGAATGGTGATGGCGAAGAAGATCCAGGCGATCGTCCGGACGGCCGGCCTCTGATTCGTCCGCGTCATGAACAGAGCAGCGGCGAAGGTCACAGAGACGTGGAGCGATGCGAACGCGGCCACACCCTGAATGGAGTCGCTGCCCAGGGGATTGCTGAGATAGTCGAGACGGGTCGTCATCAGAGAGTCCTGGAGTTGACTGACTCCGGTGTCGGGCAGTGCCTGGTACGCCTCGGGGTTGCTGAACGCCGGTCCGACCGACGGCAGGAGGTAGTAGCTGACGGTGCCGAGAACCCAGTTGAGAGACAGAGTCGTCGCATACCAGGCGCCGACGGCGTGGTTGCGGCTGAGGACGAGGAACGCACCGAGACTGATCGGGATGAGCGGAAGATAGGCGAGGTAGGCGATCGAGAGCACATTCGCCATGATGTGGGTGCCGAGCAGATCGTGGAGCACCACCGCTGGGTTGTGGCCCCCGGCGAACCAGGAGTCGAGGCGGAGCAGCTGCCGATCATAGAGAGTGCCTTCACGATAGACCGGCAGCACACTCTTGAGATTGCGGTAGGCGACATAGCAGACGTAGAAGCTGAGCAGCCCGGTGCCGATGCACAACAGACGGTGCGTGTTCCACTCCTTCTTGACGATGTCGATGACAGAGGCGGGCAGGTTCCGCCACCCGCTGCGTCTCACCGCCTCCACGATCAGCCCGACGCCGATGAACCCCAAAGCCAGCAGAGGCAGACGGATGTATGAGGGTCCGAGGAAACCGTCGGGGTCCCGCAGCGGGAGATCGAGATAGAGGGACGAGACCACGGCGGCCGCTCCGACGAGCAGGGAGAGCGCCATGGCAAACGTGTAGGGCCAACGTCGCATTCTGGTCATCAGTTCACCGTACTGATCCAGCTTTAGTGCTTCTTCGGATTTCCCTCGGAGCCGGCTGACCGCAATCGGGCCAGAACAGAACGGTCCACCCACTGTGCGCCTCGCGGCATTAGTGTTGGGCCATGACAGAAGGCCCATTGAACCCGACTCCGAATCGCGATGACCCGATTCCCGAGGGACTCAAACTCGGTGCCCGCTTCACCGGATATCTGCTGGTGATCATCGCGGGGATCACAGTTGCGATCTTCGTCGCTCTGCAGGTCGCCCAGATAGTCATCCCGTTTCTGGCCGGACTCGTCCTCTCTGCTCTCCTGGTCCCCATGTCGATGTTCCTGCAACGGCATCGGTGGCCCAAATGGCTGGCGGTGGTCACCGTCTGGGTGGTCGTCCTCGGCCTGCTGGCCGGACTCGTTCTTCTCATCACCTTCCAAATCAGAAGTGAGATACCTGAGATCCAAAAGCAGGTGGCGACGACCCTGGACGCGGCGAAGCAGTTCTTGGCCATGCAGCCGTTCGGAATCACCGAAGCCAAACTCAATGGTCTCGTCGACTCCTCGGGGAAGTGGCTGCAGGACAACGCAGAAGGTCTCGGCTCCGGGGCCGCCGAAGTGGGCACGACGGCGGCTCATATCGTCGAAGGCGTCCTCATCATCCTGTTCGTCACCCTTTTCGCGCTCATCGACGGACGGGGCATCTGGACCTGGGTCGTCAACATCTGGCCGAAGAAGGCGCATGCGCGGATCTCCGCGGCCGGCGAGGCCGGGTGGAAGACGCTGACGGACTTCATTCGGATCCAGCTCGTCGTCGCGGCGAGTGATGCAGTCGGGATCGGAGTGGGCGCACTGATCCTCGGGGTCCCATTGGCGGTGCCGATCGCGATAGTGGTCTTCCTCGGGGCCTTCGTGCCGTTCGTCGGGGCGATCGTGGGCGGCGCGGTCGCGGTGGGCTTGGCGCTGCTCTTCAACGGCTGGGTGCACGGCCTGATCATGCTCGGGATCGTCATCGTCGTTCAGCAGCTCGAAAGCCACGTCCTGCAGCCGTGGCTGACAGGACCCACAGTGAAGATCCATCCCCTGGCGGTGATCCTCGGGGTGACAGCGGGAGCAGCGGTCGCGGGCGTCGCCGGGGCTTTCTTCTCCGTGCCGGTGATCGCGACTCTCAACTCGATGATCCACGCGGCCAAGGACTACAGAGTGGGAATGCAATGAGACGGGCCTCGCCACGGCTGAATCGAGTGCGGATCGTCAAGGGCGCTCTTCGACGTCTGCTCGAAGATGAGTGTCTCGACAGAGCGGCCGGCCTGGGCTTCTACGCTCTGCTCTCTGCGGCACCGGCCATCCTCGCCATGGTCTCGCTGCTCGGCGTGGTCGGGGAGGCCGAATCGACCACGAAGGCGGTGCTCTCCCTGGTCCACGGGGTCTCGGCCGAGGCGGCCGCGGCGATCCGCCCGTTCATCGTCGAACTCACCGAGTCGTCCGCGGCCGGAGCCACCCTCATCGGCAGCCTGCTGCTGGCGATCTGGTCGTCGTCGAAATACGTCGGAGCGTTCGGTCGTGCCCTGAACGCCGTCTACCGGGTCGAGGAGACCCGCCCCTATTGGAAATTCAAGCCGTTCATGCTCCTGATGACCGTGGTCACGCTTCTCGTCCTGGCCGCTCTGGGGCTGCTGCTCGTGCTGTCCGGGCCCATCGCCGAAACGTTCGGCGAGCTCATCGAAATGGGCGCGACTGCCCTGCTGATCTGGAACGTGGTCAGATGGCCGGTCTTCGTCTTCTTCGTCATGCTGCTCATCGCTCTGCTCTACTATGTGACCCCGAACGTCAGGCAGCCGAAGTTCCGGTGGGTCAGCCTCGGTGCGTTCGTCGCTCTGCTCGTGCTGCTTGCCGTGTCGGCCTGCTTCGTTCTCTATATCAACAACTTCAGCAGCTACAACGTCACCTATGGCTCGATCGGGGGAGTGATCGTCGGCCTCGCCTGGGTATGGATGGTCAACCTCTCGCTGCTCCTCGGCGCCGAGTTCGACGCCGAGATCGAACGCGAGCGTCAGCGCGGGCCCGAATCTCAGAAGACGTGCCCTCAGGCTGACGGGCGAGAGCTGCGCACGACAGGGGAGCCAGGATACGGAGCCAGAGCAGTCGAGGACTGCGGCGGGCACTGTCGGTGTGGTTTCTGACAGCCAGGTCATCACCTGCCTCGACGAGACAGCAGCGACGTCACGCGCATGCGAGCAGAGTTGATCCACACATCCGAATATTCAATTGCTCGCCCGTCATTGAGGTAGCTCACCTGCTGAAGGTATTGCACTGGCGCATGAGCAGAGAGATTCAACGCTGCGGCAACCTCGTCATCTGCTGCTTGAGCGGTGAACGTCCGACGTGCCGTAGTCACTTCTCTGCCGAAGTCGTTTTCGAGGGTCCCGAAGAGACTCGCGGAGCTGAAATCCGTCGATTCGATTCCGGGGGCGAGGTCAGCCCGGACGTAGTTGACGAGATAGGCGACTGGACCGTCTTCGGTGGAACGGACTCGTCGGAGGACGACGACAGTCTCCTTCGGTGAAATGTCGAGTAGGCCGGCAACGTTGGCTGGAGCGTCTTCCAGGGCGCAATGCAGAACATTGACTTCGGAAGCGATCCCGCGTGAGGCGAAGTCTTCGGAAAGAGTTGTGAGGTCCTGAGCGAGTGCTGGTTCGGCCTCAGCAGCTGTAACAAACGTTCCTCTGCCTCTCACCTGCACCAGTCGCCCCTCGGTGATGAGGGAGCTGAGCGCTTTCCGCAGCGTCCCCCGTGAGACTCCGAATTCGACGGCGAGGGCCGGCTCTGGCTTCAGTCGGTAGTGCACAGGCCAAGTTCCGTTGCTCATCCGCGCCCGAAGTACTTCAGCGATCTGGATATGCAGTGGCATCGGCGCCGAGCGGTCTACGGTGAGGTCCGTGTCTGAAGTCGCCACTGCCATTCCCTCCTCCGTTTTCATTCCACTGTCCATCCTATTGACAATGCAAGATGCGAGCATTGACATCGTAGCCTGCACCACGTATGTTCACTATTGTATATAGACATATATGAACAAAGAGGTGAGGATGCGAGTCGCAGTTGTCGGTAGCTACGGCGTCGGGGAGACGATGCGAACGAAGCGATTTCCGGGCCCCGGGGAGACGGTGACGGACGGTATTCTCAGCGTCGGGCATGGAGGCAAAGGCTCCAACCAGGCTGTGGCGACACGTCGACTGGGGGCCGAGGTCTCCCTGCTCACGGCTGTAGGTCAGGACGCAGCGGCCGCAGCCGCGTTCGATCTGTGGAGGCGAGAAGGAATCGACTCCTCGCAGGTGCTCGAGATCGAAGAAGCCAACACGATGACCGGAATGATCATCGTCGACGATGAAGCTGAGAACAGAATCGTCATCGCCCCAGGTGCCCTCGACCACCTCACTGCCGCCGACGTCAGGTCGAGAAGCGAGCTCATCGAGTCAGCAGACGCTCTCATCGTCTGTCTGGAAATTCCGATCGATGCGGCTTCTGAGGCGGTTCGGATCGGACATGCGGCAGGAGTCCTCACCGTGTTCAATCCTGCACCCGCTCGTCCGGTTCCACACGAGATCTTCGACTTCATAGATGCCATGACGCCTAACCTCTCTGAAGCGAGGGCGATCCTCGGCAAAGACGGATCCGAACCGGGCGGCGACCCGACGTCGTCTGCGGTCTCCGAGCTGGCGCTCGCTCTCCACGTGAGGACCGGCGTCGACGTCGTTCTCACCAATGGCGCGGACGGAAGCATCGTCGCGGATTCTCAAGGAGCACGCGTCGTGGCACCACATCCGCCCGTCGAGCTCGTTGACACCACCGGTGCTGGCGACTCGTTCACCGGAGCACTGACGGTTGCCCTCGTGGAGGGCAGCGATCTGGAGACGGCAGCTGAACGGGCCGCCGAGGTCGGAGCCTTCGTCGTCGGTCGACACGAAGTGGTTCCCTCGCTGCCTCACCGCAGCGAGCTGTCAGACCTGCTGTGGCCGACCATGAGCCGCTCGAGCTCTCACAGCTGACCCTTTTTCCAACACGACACAAGAAAGTAGAACCACTATGTCAAAGACAGACTTCGCATCGCTGAGCTCACGCGAGCTCGCCCCTTACATCCAGCACACCAAGATCTCCGTCGGCATCACCAGGGACGAGATCATCGCCCACGCGCAGGAGACCGTCGAATACGGCTTCGGTGCGGCGATGGTCCCGGGGCCCTGGGTGAAGACGGTGGCGGACACGCTCAAGGGCACAGAGGTGCCTGTCGCTACAGCTCTCGACTTCCCGACCGTGGGTGTGACGTCGAGCGCAGGCAAGGCCGCCGAAGCGGCCGAACTGGTTCGCCTCGGTGCTGACCAAATCGACATCGGAGTCCAGATCGGCTGGCTCAAGAGCGGCGACTTCGATGCCTTTCGCGATGACATCGCCGGAGTGGTCAAAGCTGCGGGCGTGCCGATCAAGGTCATGCTCGAACTGCCGTTGCTGACCGAGGATGAGAAGACAGCCGCTGTCGAGCTCAGCCTCGAAGCAGGAGTCTCCTACCTGAAGAACGCCAGCTCGGGAGCGATCGAGACGGCTTCGCCTGGCAACATCCGCTACCTCGCCGAGCGCAGCCCCGTAGGCGTGCTCGTCAAGGCGTCGGGCGGCATCAAGAGCCGGGCCCAGGTCATCGAGCTTCTCCAGGCCGGAGCGGCCTGTGCGGGAACGAGCGCCGGCATCGAAATCATCACCGACACCGCCTCCTCTGAGACCGCCAGCTACTGAGAACAACTGACGCCGACATCTCGTCGACGACGCCGAGAAGGGACTGCTATGACACGACGCATCATCATCGACACGGACACCGCCCAGGACGACTGCGTCGCCCTGTTGGTGGGGCTGCTCGATCGGGAATCCTCGCTCGAGGCGATCACCATGGTGGCAGGAAATGTGGGGTTCAGCCGCCAAGTGCACAATGCCCACACGACGCTCAGCGTCGCCGGCCGGCTCGGCGAGGTGCCCGTCCATCTGGGATGTGAACGGCCCCTGACACGCGAATGGGTGTCGGCCGAGAACGTCCACGGTGACGGTGCGGGCGGAATGAGGATGGATCTCACCGGGTGTGCGACCGAGGCTGAGCACGGCGTGGACGCCTTGGTGCGGATCGTCAGCGAGAACCCTGGCCAGATCGACATCGTGGCCATCGGGCCGCTGACGAACATTGCTATGGCCGTGGTCAAGGACCCGACGTTCGCCGCCAATGTGCGGTCAATGACAATCATGGGCGGATCGAACAACGGTCGCGGCAATATCACCGCAGCGGCCGAGTTCAACTTCTACGTCGACCCCGAGGCAGCCGACACCGTATTCTCCTCCGGGCTGAACATCATCGTCGTGCCTTGGGCGCCGCTGACTCTCGACGGCGCGGTCTTCAAGGCTGACAAGCTCAAGCAGATCGCCGCGATCGGAACCCCGCTGGCACGCTTCTTCACGAAAGTCTGCGCAGCCACTCTCGAATTTGATGAGGCGGTCGGGATTCCGGGTACCACTCACCCGGACTCGCTGTCGGCAGCCGTGCTGCTGCATCCGGAGCTCATCACGGCCGCGGCCGATTACAATGTCCAGATCGAAACCGGTTCCGAGCTGACTCGCGGCTACTCGGCGATGTCTTGGGGAGTCCATGACCTCCCAGCCAACGCTCGCGTCATCGAAGCAGTCGACGGGCAGGCCTTCTTCGACCTCATCTGCGTCCTGCTTGCAACCATTACCGTTCCCAGCCGCGAGATCGAGGGCCTGCGGTGAAGGTGGGGGCGGTCGAGGACCGCAGAGAGGTCAAACCCGTCCTGGTGCTGACCGCGCTTGTCGTCGCCGTCGCCAGTTTTCAGCTCAATGCCACGATGCTGGCCCCGGCTATCGGAACAATGGCCGTCGAACTCAACACCGATATCGCCACCATCGGGATGTCGTCGACAGTGTTTTCCTTCGTCACCGCCATCGCCGGTCTGTTCTGGCCACCTCTGAGCGATATCATCGGCAGGAAACGGGCTCTACTCCTGTCCACAAGCATCCTCACCTTAGGTAGCCTCATGGCGGCGCTTGCCGTGAATGTGCCCATGCTCATGGTCGGTCGGGCGATGCAAGGAGCCTGTGGGGCGACGTTCGCTCTGTCGTTCCTCGTGTTGCGACGGGTCGTCGACCCCAAGCGCTTCGGACGCTATGTCGGGATCATCACTGCCATCAATGCCGGCGTCGGAGGAATCGATACCCTGCTGGGCGGCATCATCGCCGACGCGGTCGGGTTCCGAGGCATCTTTGGTCTTACACTTCTCCTTGAAATCGTCGCCGTCATCATGATCGCTCTTTGGACTCCTGAGATCCGTGAGCTCGCCGCAGCCCGCGTGGACTGGTGGGGGATCGGCACCCTCACCCTGGCTCTTGTCGCCATCAACTTCGGCCTGACCACGGCGTTCCTGCCCGGCGGATGGACGGATTGGAGGACGTGGGGGAGTTTCGTCGTCGCCGGGGGTGCCCTCGTCGCGTTCCGCCTCGGCGAAGGGAGGATTGCAAATCCTCTGCTGCCGATCGAGGCGCTGTCAGATCGCGGGGTCTGGGGGTTGTTGCTGACAACGTTCTTCACTCTGGCATCGAGCTTCTCTGTCCTCGTCTTCATCATTCCAGCTCTGACCCAGGACCCCGAGGGTGGCTTCGGACTGAGCTCAACCTGGTCAGCGCTCCTCTTCTTAATGCCTTACTCGCTGTTGGGGTGGGCCACAGCTCCCGTTTTCGGCACTCTGGCGCCGCGCATCGGATACCGGCTCGTGCTGCGCATCGGCCTGCTCGGCAGCCTCGTGCTCACGGGACTGATGGTTGTGGGTGTGACCAATGCGGTCATGCTGGCCTGCGTCGTGTTCTTCATGGGTGCGACGTACTCGGCTGCGGCCTCATGCGCACTTAACGGGCTGGGCATCATCTACGCACCCGCTTCCCACCCCGGTATCCTGCCGGGAATGAACTCCGCTGCGTTCAACTTCGGCGCTGCCGTGGGTATCGGCATCATGTCGGCCGTTATCTCGGGAGATGCTGGAACTGATGGCTATCGCAACGCACTCACCATCGCGACAGTGTTCACCGCTCTGGCCTTCGTTTTCTCGCTCATACTTCCTGCCCGTCAGATCCACGGTGAGAAGGTTTGATCAACGATCAGAATCGCGGCACGCGGGGAAGCGCTCCTTCTGCCGTGTCGAAGCAATGAGTGAAAGCATAGTGCCGTACGAAAGGATGGTCTCGATTTCTGATGATGAGGAGAAGAACAAGCAGTCACCGGTCCGAGTGCCCGAGGCCACAAGGGAAGACCTCGCCGAGAAGCCCGGAACCGATTCTGTCGGTCAGGAATAGCAGGACGAGCTGGTCGATGAGTGGGAAGACGAGTCCTTTCCTCGCAGCGATCCGCCGGCGCACTACTGACAACCACATGCATAACAGAGCCCTGTACCTAAGAATCAGGTACCGGGCTCTGTTCTGTGTCGGTGGCCTCTGAGTCGTGTTGTGTCCGGCGGCCGCTTCAGAGACGTGCGGCGGCGAAAGCGGCGCTGCGGGTGAGGACGTCTCCGGCATCGTCGAGCATCCGACCGAAGTGGAGGAAGGAGTGGAGCACCCCGGGGTACAGGTGGTAGTCGACCGGTGTGCCGGCCTCCTCGAGCCGCACGTTCAGGGCCTCGCTGTCATCGCGCAGGGGATCGAGTCCGGCCGCGGCGATGAAGACCGGGGGAAGCCCTGCCAGATCGGCCTCGAGATGATCGACATAGGGCGAGGAGGCATCGGCCGGTGAGCTGAAGTGCTCCGTGGTGATCGAGTCGAGAGCCTCACGGCTCATTCCGTCCCAGCCGCCGCCGTAGAGGCGCCTGCTCGCGGAATCGACGAGGCCGTGTCCGCCGTAGAAGAGCAGCAGAGCATCGAGGGCGGAGAAGGTCCGTGAATCGAGGCCGATGCTCTCCGGCTCGTCGCGCAGCAGCAGAGCTGAACCCAGCGTCAGCATCGCCCCGGCGGAGTCGCCGGCGACGGCCAAGCGCGTTCCGTCGATACCGAGCTCCCTGCCGTGGTGCACGATGTGATCGATTACGCCGGCAACCTCGTGCAGGGCCTGGGGGAACTTCGATTCAGGCGAGAGTGAATAGTCGACGCCGATGACTGCGGCTCCGCTCTCGGCGGCGATGACCCGCATGATCCGATCATGGGTGTCGAGGTCGCCGACGGTGAACCCACCTCCGTGGAGGAAGACGATACCCGGTAGGACCGCCTCGGCGGTGGGGTGATGAATGCGGATGGGCACCTGAGCACCGGCCGTGTCGATGACCGCGTCGACGGTGTCGGTCATCGTCGGTCCGCCTTCGTTCCAGAAGGAGCGCTCGGCCCGGTATTCGGCGCGCATCGCCGCCAACCCCGCGGTCTCGGCATCCATATCGACACCGATTGCGCGCTGTCCTGCCTGGGCGCATTCCTCGGCTCTGGCAGCCTGCTTATCGAGCACGGCCCGCATCTGACTAGTCATCGCGGTGACGATGAACCGGGGGATCTCGGTGCTCTCGGCTGCCGGAGCAGCGGCTTCGTCGATGGTCATGTTCTCCTCCGATGGTCGGTCTGGTGGAAAGTCCCCATAGGGCAGGCTACGGCCGACGCGGCGTTCATGATTCGGCGGGGGCATCGGCTTCTTCGACGGCGGCCTGCCCGCCGGTGCGCCTGACCCACATGATCAGGCCGTAACTGAGCACGGCGGCAAGCAGGGAGCAGACGATGAGAACGGTGAAGATGATCGGGTAGGCCCCGGTCCCGCGATCATCGATGATGGCGCCGAACCAGACGCTGGAGAACGTATCGGGCAGGAAGCCGATGACCGAGAGCAGTCCCGATGCCGCACCGAACATGTCGAGACCGACCCGGCCCTCGCTCAGCTGGGAGGAGGCGATGCCGTAGCAGCCGTTGGCGAGGAATCCGAGGGCTACGACGATGACTGCGGCGACGATGACCAGCACCGGGCCGGAGGGGATGGAGATTAGGGCGGCCAGAGCGACGGCGATGACGATGGAGGCGATGATGATCACCCGCGACGGGGAGCGGACCTTCGTGGCCAGGGCGCCGAAGACTGGGCCGGCCAGCAGAGTGATGCCATAGGTGCGGATCACGCTGACGGTGGAGACCACTGCGGCCGGAGCGGCGAAGACGGCCGATAGGTAGGGTGTCGTATAGGCCACGCCCGTGTAGACGAAGTAGA
Proteins encoded in this region:
- a CDS encoding YihY/virulence factor BrkB family protein, with product MRRASPRLNRVRIVKGALRRLLEDECLDRAAGLGFYALLSAAPAILAMVSLLGVVGEAESTTKAVLSLVHGVSAEAAAAIRPFIVELTESSAAGATLIGSLLLAIWSSSKYVGAFGRALNAVYRVEETRPYWKFKPFMLLMTVVTLLVLAALGLLLVLSGPIAETFGELIEMGATALLIWNVVRWPVFVFFVMLLIALLYYVTPNVRQPKFRWVSLGAFVALLVLLAVSACFVLYINNFSSYNVTYGSIGGVIVGLAWVWMVNLSLLLGAEFDAEIERERQRGPESQKTCPQADGRELRTTGEPGYGARAVEDCGGHCRCGF
- the deoC gene encoding deoxyribose-phosphate aldolase, whose product is MSKTDFASLSSRELAPYIQHTKISVGITRDEIIAHAQETVEYGFGAAMVPGPWVKTVADTLKGTEVPVATALDFPTVGVTSSAGKAAEAAELVRLGADQIDIGVQIGWLKSGDFDAFRDDIAGVVKAAGVPIKVMLELPLLTEDEKTAAVELSLEAGVSYLKNASSGAIETASPGNIRYLAERSPVGVLVKASGGIKSRAQVIELLQAGAACAGTSAGIEIITDTASSETASY
- a CDS encoding GntR family transcriptional regulator encodes the protein MKTEEGMAVATSDTDLTVDRSAPMPLHIQIAEVLRARMSNGTWPVHYRLKPEPALAVEFGVSRGTLRKALSSLITEGRLVQVRGRGTFVTAAEAEPALAQDLTTLSEDFASRGIASEVNVLHCALEDAPANVAGLLDISPKETVVVLRRVRSTEDGPVAYLVNYVRADLAPGIESTDFSSASLFGTLENDFGREVTTARRTFTAQAADDEVAAALNLSAHAPVQYLQQVSYLNDGRAIEYSDVWINSARMRVTSLLSRRGR
- a CDS encoding ribokinase, with the translated sequence MNKEVRMRVAVVGSYGVGETMRTKRFPGPGETVTDGILSVGHGGKGSNQAVATRRLGAEVSLLTAVGQDAAAAAAFDLWRREGIDSSQVLEIEEANTMTGMIIVDDEAENRIVIAPGALDHLTAADVRSRSELIESADALIVCLEIPIDAASEAVRIGHAAGVLTVFNPAPARPVPHEIFDFIDAMTPNLSEARAILGKDGSEPGGDPTSSAVSELALALHVRTGVDVVLTNGADGSIVADSQGARVVAPHPPVELVDTTGAGDSFTGALTVALVEGSDLETAAERAAEVGAFVVGRHEVVPSLPHRSELSDLLWPTMSRSSSHS
- a CDS encoding phosphatase PAP2 family protein encodes the protein MTRMRRWPYTFAMALSLLVGAAAVVSSLYLDLPLRDPDGFLGPSYIRLPLLALGFIGVGLIVEAVRRSGWRNLPASVIDIVKKEWNTHRLLCIGTGLLSFYVCYVAYRNLKSVLPVYREGTLYDRQLLRLDSWFAGGHNPAVVLHDLLGTHIMANVLSIAYLAYLPLIPISLGAFLVLSRNHAVGAWYATTLSLNWVLGTVSYYLLPSVGPAFSNPEAYQALPDTGVSQLQDSLMTTRLDYLSNPLGSDSIQGVAAFASLHVSVTFAAALFMTRTNQRPAVRTIAWIFFAITILATLYFGWHYILDDIAGLGIGWASVALGAWATGQYRARQRPAGLVVDPDLGAADPDLGSADPTVSAPGPLTGPAPVTDPDARPSQEPAAVHLERPA
- a CDS encoding DEAD/DEAH box helicase — translated: MTGNGCQPPIRGTGTPSGTSKGHPITTSQTRTNTRSTDNRAKKAAPAPTSFADLGVPAKLVDSLDREGKTSAFPIQQETLPDTLAGRDVLGRGKTGSGKTLAFSIPLVARLAESGRGSQKRRHPRGLVLAPTRELATQITEVIDPLAKAVGLRTTTIFGGVKQRRQETALGAGVDIVVACPGRLEDLLQQDILTLEHIEVTILDEADHMADLGFLPGVTRILKQTPTEGQRMFFSATLDNDVDKLVRRFLHNEVLHSVDEATSHVSAMTHHVFEVSVDDKNALVHKLASGTGRRILFTRTKHRAKRFARQLTAAGIPAVDLHGNLSQGARDRNLAAFTDGDAKVLVATDIAARGVHVDSVELVVHVDPPTEHKAYLHRSGRTARAGSAGDVVTVMTPDERKDTQVLLRRAAIKATPKKVTADSPEVTELVGEIAEYVAPHPKEPIQARKKTEPAKSGGRSAHRRRGGRGGRGGSAGRHGDGESTRTNSRTSDSGRTSQNGRGGEGSRRRETGRGGRSGNQSSGARTGQSAGRRTADSRGTSPETRRRNRVRTGGSQVL
- a CDS encoding MFS transporter, whose translation is MKVGAVEDRREVKPVLVLTALVVAVASFQLNATMLAPAIGTMAVELNTDIATIGMSSTVFSFVTAIAGLFWPPLSDIIGRKRALLLSTSILTLGSLMAALAVNVPMLMVGRAMQGACGATFALSFLVLRRVVDPKRFGRYVGIITAINAGVGGIDTLLGGIIADAVGFRGIFGLTLLLEIVAVIMIALWTPEIRELAAARVDWWGIGTLTLALVAINFGLTTAFLPGGWTDWRTWGSFVVAGGALVAFRLGEGRIANPLLPIEALSDRGVWGLLLTTFFTLASSFSVLVFIIPALTQDPEGGFGLSSTWSALLFLMPYSLLGWATAPVFGTLAPRIGYRLVLRIGLLGSLVLTGLMVVGVTNAVMLACVVFFMGATYSAAASCALNGLGIIYAPASHPGILPGMNSAAFNFGAAVGIGIMSAVISGDAGTDGYRNALTIATVFTALAFVFSLILPARQIHGEKV
- a CDS encoding nucleoside hydrolase, whose translation is MTRRIIIDTDTAQDDCVALLVGLLDRESSLEAITMVAGNVGFSRQVHNAHTTLSVAGRLGEVPVHLGCERPLTREWVSAENVHGDGAGGMRMDLTGCATEAEHGVDALVRIVSENPGQIDIVAIGPLTNIAMAVVKDPTFAANVRSMTIMGGSNNGRGNITAAAEFNFYVDPEAADTVFSSGLNIIVVPWAPLTLDGAVFKADKLKQIAAIGTPLARFFTKVCAATLEFDEAVGIPGTTHPDSLSAAVLLHPELITAAADYNVQIETGSELTRGYSAMSWGVHDLPANARVIEAVDGQAFFDLICVLLATITVPSREIEGLR
- a CDS encoding AI-2E family transporter, whose amino-acid sequence is MTEGPLNPTPNRDDPIPEGLKLGARFTGYLLVIIAGITVAIFVALQVAQIVIPFLAGLVLSALLVPMSMFLQRHRWPKWLAVVTVWVVVLGLLAGLVLLITFQIRSEIPEIQKQVATTLDAAKQFLAMQPFGITEAKLNGLVDSSGKWLQDNAEGLGSGAAEVGTTAAHIVEGVLIILFVTLFALIDGRGIWTWVVNIWPKKAHARISAAGEAGWKTLTDFIRIQLVVAASDAVGIGVGALILGVPLAVPIAIVVFLGAFVPFVGAIVGGAVAVGLALLFNGWVHGLIMLGIVIVVQQLESHVLQPWLTGPTVKIHPLAVILGVTAGAAVAGVAGAFFSVPVIATLNSMIHAAKDYRVGMQ